Genomic DNA from Turicibacter faecis:
ACCAGTGTCAAACTACCGTTTTCCTTTGGGGTGGTCTTGTTAGAACGCTACCTAGAAGCGGGAATCTCATGGATAGGCTAATCATGTTTACACATCCTTAGCCTTTTCTTATGGAATGCCTCCCGCTACAATCAAGAACTGAACTAACCATCAATCCATAGACGCCCGACAACGTAGGGGCGTGTGGGCTTGTTGGTTAGTTTTTATGTTTAAGGAAGATGCCTTCCAGTAGAAAGAAAATCCCCTCAATCGTTGCGTGGCACTCGCAACAGTTGAAGGGATTAATTTTAATATAGGGATGAATAGTTCGCCTAGGCGATCTATTCATTTGGTGTTGTGAAGTTGACGGTTCTTTTATAAGAAGGGAGTACCATCTGCTCTTTTAAAATATAAGAGAAAATAAAAAAGGAAATTGTATCAATTATGCGTATTGTTATATGAGGTGATTAAAAGATGTTCCCTTAAATGCTATATATATGATATAATTATGCTATACACTTACAAAGGAGGTTGTCTTGTGAATGTAAGTGAAGCTATTAAGGGGATTAGAAAAAAGTGTTTATTAAGTCAAACGGAATTTGCTGATCATATAGGTGTCTCTTTCTCTACAGTAAATAGATGGGAGAATGGGAAGACAGCACCTAATTATCAGACGTTGAGAAGAATAAAGCACTTTTGTGATATAAATGATATTGTTTTTAATATTGATGACTTACTATAGGAGGTAAAGATATGAACGTGATTAGTCTATTTAGTGGTTGCGGTGGTTTAGATCTTGGGTTTGAAAAAGCAGGATTTAAAATTCCAGTTGCAAATGAATTTGATAAAAAGATTTGGGAAACATTTAAGGTGAATCATCCCAATACTAAATTAATTGAAGGTGACATAAGAAAGGTTAGCAAGAAAGACATTGAACAATATTTTGATGGAGATGTTGATGGCATTATAGGAGGACCACCTTGTCAATCATGGTCAGAAGCTGGATCATTAAAGGGGATTGAAGATGATAGGGGACAATTATTTTTTGATTATATTAGACTTTTAAAGGAGTTTAGTCCGAAATTCTTTTTAGCAGAGAATGTTAGCGGTATGTTGGCTAATAGACATTCGACGGCTGTTCAGAATATCATGAAGATGTTCGATGACTCAGGGTACGATGTCACTTTAACATTAGTTAATGCTAAGGATTATGGAGTAGCTCAGGAAAGAAAGCGAGTGTTTTATATTGGTTTTAGAAAAGATTTGGGGATTAATTTCGAGTTTCCAAAAGGATCAACAGAGGATGACGAAAAGAAGATTACATTAAGGGATATAATTTGGGATTTACAAGAGACCGCGGTACCTGCCGGACCTAAGAATCGTCGAAATCCAGAGGCGATTAATAATAATGAATATTTTACGGGATCATATTCTACAATTTTCATGAGTCGAAACCGGGTAAAGTCTTGGGATGAACAAGCTTTTACGGTACAGGCATCTGGACGCCAGTGCCAACTACATCCTCAAGCTCCTAAAATGGTTAAGTTCGGTAAAAACGATCATAGATTTGAGGAAGGAAAAGAAGAGTTGTACCGTAGAATGACAATCAGAGAGGTTGCAAGAGTTCAAGGATTCCCAGATGACTTTAAGTTTATATATGAAGAAACAAACAATGCGTATAAGATGATTGGGAATGCGGTTCCTGTTAATCTTGCTTATGAAATAGCATTGGGTATAAAAAAATCACTAGAATGTTAGTATAAAATAAAGACACCTGATCTATAGATTCAGGTGTCAAGTTTTTATTCGTAGATAATAGTTGTATCCTTTACATTATTATCGTTTATATCATCTGTTGTTTTAATATTAAGTTGATCTAAAGAGTCTTTAAGGTTTTTAGCTGCTTCATGACCACCATATACAAGAGGTGTTTCAAAGCATAGTTTGTGTGCCAGTTTTCCGTTTTCTACGCACCATTTTACATAAACTGCTAATGGTCGGTTTCCATCATATTTTTGACGAAAAGTCCTGTAATTTAATGCCTTGCATGCGAAGTAGACCTTAGGGTGTTGGATGACGTAATCATCGATTGTGATTAAGGCGTTAACTGCGTCCTGTACATTGTTTATTGGCGCATCTTCAAATAAAATAAAATTAGCAATACCGCTAGCAGGGATTAATTTCCCATTAACGAGCGCATCTCTTTTTTCAATGGATAAGTTCTTTCCAGCATACACATCAACTATTTGGTCATGCGTTAATGATATATCACTACTTAATTCACCACTTTGTTTGTTTAAAAGTTCAAACTTCCAGCCAAGAGTAATAGCACCGGCTTCAGTCCTTTTGAATTTTGTTTTATAAATGAGTGGTCTTTCCTTAAAATTTGTACGTAGGTTCTCGGTTGCAGTTGAAATAATATTACTCCAATTGTCTCCAAAGAGTTGGGCTGCGCGCTCAGCGTTCGTTTTGTTTTCTAAAAAATCAGCATTTTGCTTTTTGAAAGAAATTTTAAACTCCATTCGTTTAGCTGTCATAGTATCTTGTGCTTCAATATAAATATCTGTTTTAGGTTCTCCCTTCTTGCATGTAGGTTTTCCTGATAAGGTTACTTCGTATTGATTATCGTTATACTCAAAAGTTATTCCTGGTTGAAACATATTTAGTATATTTTTTTCACTTTCACCAAATGTTTTTGCCACAATTTTCATCTCCTCTATTTTACTGAAATAGCATCTAATATCTATGCGCTACTTTGTGATGGATCTTTAAAAGCTTTTTTCTATGCACCGTTTCCTTTCTTTGAAATATAGATAATCTGTGATCTATCCTTTAATATAGGATTCTCGGTGGAAAACAGACACTACTTATTTTAGTTTGTATTTACTAATAATAAAAGTAAATTAATGAAAAAGCATCATTTTGTCGAAAAAAGATATATTTTAATTCTCATATTTAAGGTAAGGTGAATCATTTGAATTTAAATAGAACATTAACAGCGACGGTATACGTTATTTATCAAAATAAAGTTTTGCTACATCTTCATAAAAAACATAAGTCATTGTTTCCGGTAGGGGGACATATGTTGCCTGATGAATTGCCCCACGAAACGGCAATTAGGGAAGTCTATGAGGAATCAGGGTTAAGGGTAACTTTGATTGATGATCAAAAGAAATTAGGTATGACGAGAGTAAGTCAGTTGAATAATCCTAGATATACGCTTTTAGAGAATATTGGTAAGGAAGTAGAGAATATCGATTTTATTTATTTTGCGATAGCTGAGTCAGATCGTGTTAAGCCCCAGAAGGGAGAAAGTCGGGATTTATATTGGCTTTCGAGGGAAGAAATCTTAAATAGTTCGGATATGAAAGAACATATTAAAATTATGGCATTAGAGGCATTAACAGCGGTAAAGTGTTAATTTTATAGGGTGCTGTAACTGAAAAGAGGAAATCTTAAAAAGTTTTTAAACGAACAATACGTAAGAGAAAAAAGGAGGAGTGATAAGTTTGACTGTTTCAGTTGTGGATTTATTTTGTGGTATAGGGGGACTAACTAAAGGATTAGAATTTGCAGGATTAGACGTCATCGCTGGAGTGGACATAGATGAAACTTGTCGCTATGCCTATGAAATGAACAATAAATCTAAATTTATTCAAGGAGATGTTAGTTCTGTAGATGTTAATCAAATAAAGGAGTTATATTCAAAAGGTTCGGTACGTGTATTAGTAGGGTGCGCACCCTGCCAGCCATTTTCGAAGTATACCCAAAGGTATCGTAAAGAAGGGCATAAGGATGAGAAATGGAAGCTATTGTATGCGTTTGCTAATATTATTAAGGGTGTAAAACCGGAGGTAATATCAATGGAAAACGTTCCTGAATTAGCTAAGGAAGCTGTTTTTTCGGATTTTTTGAGTTTTTTAACCGACGAAGGTTATCGTTTTTCTTGGAAAATTGTGTATTGTCCGGACTATGGAGTTCCACAGAAACGAAAGCGGTTAGTTTTACTCGCTTCCCTTCTAGGTGATATTGAATTAATTCCGCCTTTATATGAGAAAGAAGAGTACTTAACGGTAAGAGATGCTATTGGAGATCTTCCTGTATTAAAAAATGGAGGACAAGATAGGGAGGATAGTATTCATTGTGTTACCAAACTATCGCAGATCAATTTAAAACGCATTCAGCAATCAATTCCGGGAGGAACATGGCTGGATTGGGATGAGGATTTACGACTACCATGCCATAAAAAAAGTACAGGAAAAAGCTATGGAGCTGTTTATGGTAGAATGGCTTGGAATGAACCATCTCCTACTATAACAACTCAATTTTATGGATATGGTAATGGGCGATTTGGACACCCTGAGCAAGATAGGGCACTTTCATATCGCGAAGGTGCAATTTTACAATCCTTTCCGAAAGATTATAAGTTTATAGGGGAAGAGGAGAGTTTTAATAGAAGAAAGTTGGGCATACATATAGGTAATGCTGTTCCAGTTGAGTTAGGGCGAGCTATTGGGTTGAGTATTTTAAAACATTTGAAAGAGATGGGAGTGGGACTAAGTGAAGAATAAAATTACAGAGGAGCAGAAGGAAAAGGCTAATGCACAAATTAGAGAATTACGTAAAGAGATTGATTATGATACCAGGGACTATTCAATTGATTTTCTAGTAAAGCAATTTGGAGAAAATGAATTTTTTATACCTGACGAGTATCAACGACAATTTGTTTGGGAAAATCAACACAAAACAGATTTTATTGAGTCAATTTTATTGGGGTTACCTATCCCGTTTATGTTTTTTTCAGACACAGATGATGGAAGATGTGAAATTATTGATGGTGCTCAAAGGACTAGAACTTTGGATACGTTCATGGAGAATAACTTGGTATTAAAAAATTTGAAGCTATTAACAAGTTTAGAAAATTTCACTTATGAGGATTTACCTGATTATTTCAAACGGAAATTTAATAAAACTACAATGAGGATCATTGTTTTATCAGATGAAACCACGTTAGAGACTAGAAGAGAAATATTTAATCGTATTAATACTGCTGGGGTTCGCGCGAATAAAAGTGAGGTTCGACGCGGAACCTATTCGGGTCCTTTTATGGATTTTCTTAAGGAGTGTACTAAAAATGAATTATTCATTAGTGTATGCCCCGTAAGTGATAACGGAAAGAAACGTTATGAGGACTTAGAGTTAGTATTAAGATTTTTTGCCTTTTTGAACAATTACCAATCGTTTAATCATCGAGTAGGTGAATTTTTAGATAATTATGTTGAACGGGTACAGGATAGCTTTAATAAAGATGAATTAACAAGAGAGTTTCTTAATATGTTGAGATTTGTAGATAAATATTTTGAGTTTGGGTTTAGAAAAACCAAAAAGGCGAAATCTACTCCTCGAGTTCGTTTTGAAGCTATTTCTGTAGGTGTAGCATTGGCATTAAGAGCGAAACCCGACCTGGTCCCAGCTTCGATGGATTGGCTGGATAGTGAGGAGTTTAAGAAACATACAACAACTCATGCGAGTAATTCCCAGGCGAGAGTAAGAGGACGAATTGAATTTGTAAGAGATATGTTATTAGCGGGGGATAATGATGCAGGAGACTATTGATATGTTTAATGACCGAGTCGAGGAAATAAAGCTATATTATTCCGCATTAGAAAAATTGTATGATTTTAAGGAAATAGAAGAAGAAAATCAAGATTTTCTAAAGGATGATTTTTTAAAGATCTTAAAATCTAATGCATTGTTGATGGTCTATAACCTTGTAGAGTCCACTATTATGGGGGGGATATTAGAGATATATGAAAATTTACACCAAAAGGGTATGACATATAAGATGGTTCGGAAAGAAATACAAGAGATTTGGTTTTCCTATAAATTCAATCAGGTTTATGCTAAAAATGCCCATTTTAATTCATATAAAGGGAAAGCGATGGAGATAATTAATTTTATTTTAGAAGAAACACCCTTAGAACTTGATAGAAAGGCAACGGATATAAGTGGAAATTTAGATGCAGATAAAATAAGGCAAATATGTCAAGAACACGGAATTGTATATAATTTAGATAAAGATAGTCGAGGAGGAATTATTCTTAAAGATGTTAAGGATAAGAGAAATAACCTTGCACATGGGACGATTTCATTTGTCGAGTGTGGGCGTGATTATAGCATGGATGATTTAGATAAAATAAAGCGAGAAACTATTTCCTTTTTGAATAGTATTCTAGAAGGAATGCAAAATTATTACGATAATGAGTTATATCTTTCATCAAGATAAAGGATATTGCGTTTAATTTTAAGGGTAATTTATCTTTAATAGATCCATCTTATCTCAAGAAATGATTCTTTTTCATTTCACTTAAATAATAAAAGGCCTTGCAATGTGATGTTTAGATAATCATCAGATCCCGCTACAATCAAGAACCGAACTAACCATCAATCCATAGACGCCCTACACGGTAGGGGCGCGTGGGATTGTTGGTTAGTTTTTTTTGTTGAAGGAAGGTGCCTACCATTAGAACGAAAAATCCCCTCAATAGTTGCGATTCAACAGTTGAGGGGATTGGTTTTTAATAGGGGATGAATAGTTCGCGCGGCGATCTATTCATTTTGTGTTATAGGAAGGTGTCTTTGGAAAGGTAGACCTTTTATCAAAGCGGTCTTTAATAAAGAATGGCTACAAGATCTATCAGACACGGATGTGATTTGTTATAGGGATTGGTTCGTTAAACAGGACTTTCCTCATTTATAAACCTAGTCTCATTCTCTTAACCCCACCAAGCGATTCCTAACCATTCCACTAAATCGCCAGCAGGCTCTCGAAGGTGTCATGGTTAAATCGCTAAACTGGAATAAGTATAGATATGGATAGGCTAATCATGCATTCGCATCATTAGCCTTTTCTTATTGGATTTATCCCGCTACAATCAAAATAGAACTAACCATCAATCCATAGACGCCCGACAAGGTAGGGCGTGTGGGCTTGTTGGTTAGTTTTTATGTTGAAGGAAGGTACCTTCCAGAAGCGGGAAAAGAAAATCCCCTCAACTGTTGGAATCAACTATTGAGGGGATTAAGTTGTAATAGGGAGAGGAATAGTTCGCCAAGCGATCTATTCCTTTTATGTTATAGGATGATGACTTTTGGTGATAGGGATTGGAGAAGATAGGCGTTATACAGTGGGGTTTTGTATCTAAAAAGGATTTAAATCTTTTTATAAAGTAGGATTGATATGTTCATCTGATTTAAAAGTTGGGAATGATAGGATATAATATTAGATGTTAGTTAGGATAGGGAGTGAGGATGATGCAGTGGATTATTCCATGTGATTTAAATTATTATGACGCGATAAGTGCCTTTTCTAGTTTAAAAACGCTAGATTGGCG
This window encodes:
- a CDS encoding helix-turn-helix domain-containing protein — protein: MNVSEAIKGIRKKCLLSQTEFADHIGVSFSTVNRWENGKTAPNYQTLRRIKHFCDINDIVFNIDDLL
- a CDS encoding DNA cytosine methyltransferase, whose product is MNVISLFSGCGGLDLGFEKAGFKIPVANEFDKKIWETFKVNHPNTKLIEGDIRKVSKKDIEQYFDGDVDGIIGGPPCQSWSEAGSLKGIEDDRGQLFFDYIRLLKEFSPKFFLAENVSGMLANRHSTAVQNIMKMFDDSGYDVTLTLVNAKDYGVAQERKRVFYIGFRKDLGINFEFPKGSTEDDEKKITLRDIIWDLQETAVPAGPKNRRNPEAINNNEYFTGSYSTIFMSRNRVKSWDEQAFTVQASGRQCQLHPQAPKMVKFGKNDHRFEEGKEELYRRMTIREVARVQGFPDDFKFIYEETNNAYKMIGNAVPVNLAYEIALGIKKSLEC
- a CDS encoding NUDIX domain-containing protein gives rise to the protein MNLNRTLTATVYVIYQNKVLLHLHKKHKSLFPVGGHMLPDELPHETAIREVYEESGLRVTLIDDQKKLGMTRVSQLNNPRYTLLENIGKEVENIDFIYFAIAESDRVKPQKGESRDLYWLSREEILNSSDMKEHIKIMALEALTAVKC
- a CDS encoding DNA cytosine methyltransferase codes for the protein MTVSVVDLFCGIGGLTKGLEFAGLDVIAGVDIDETCRYAYEMNNKSKFIQGDVSSVDVNQIKELYSKGSVRVLVGCAPCQPFSKYTQRYRKEGHKDEKWKLLYAFANIIKGVKPEVISMENVPELAKEAVFSDFLSFLTDEGYRFSWKIVYCPDYGVPQKRKRLVLLASLLGDIELIPPLYEKEEYLTVRDAIGDLPVLKNGGQDREDSIHCVTKLSQINLKRIQQSIPGGTWLDWDEDLRLPCHKKSTGKSYGAVYGRMAWNEPSPTITTQFYGYGNGRFGHPEQDRALSYREGAILQSFPKDYKFIGEEESFNRRKLGIHIGNAVPVELGRAIGLSILKHLKEMGVGLSEE
- a CDS encoding DUF262 domain-containing protein encodes the protein MKNKITEEQKEKANAQIRELRKEIDYDTRDYSIDFLVKQFGENEFFIPDEYQRQFVWENQHKTDFIESILLGLPIPFMFFSDTDDGRCEIIDGAQRTRTLDTFMENNLVLKNLKLLTSLENFTYEDLPDYFKRKFNKTTMRIIVLSDETTLETRREIFNRINTAGVRANKSEVRRGTYSGPFMDFLKECTKNELFISVCPVSDNGKKRYEDLELVLRFFAFLNNYQSFNHRVGEFLDNYVERVQDSFNKDELTREFLNMLRFVDKYFEFGFRKTKKAKSTPRVRFEAISVGVALALRAKPDLVPASMDWLDSEEFKKHTTTHASNSQARVRGRIEFVRDMLLAGDNDAGDY
- a CDS encoding MAE_28990/MAE_18760 family HEPN-like nuclease, with protein sequence MFNDRVEEIKLYYSALEKLYDFKEIEEENQDFLKDDFLKILKSNALLMVYNLVESTIMGGILEIYENLHQKGMTYKMVRKEIQEIWFSYKFNQVYAKNAHFNSYKGKAMEIINFILEETPLELDRKATDISGNLDADKIRQICQEHGIVYNLDKDSRGGIILKDVKDKRNNLAHGTISFVECGRDYSMDDLDKIKRETISFLNSILEGMQNYYDNELYLSSR